Proteins from a genomic interval of Rosa chinensis cultivar Old Blush chromosome 2, RchiOBHm-V2, whole genome shotgun sequence:
- the LOC112185460 gene encoding linamarin synthase 2 has translation MGSTQLGAKELHAVCVPFPTQGHVNPMMQLAKLLHSRGFRITFVNTEFNHRRLIRSRGSDSVKGLPDFQFETIPDGLPPSEKDATQDIPALCDSTRKTCLGPFKELVTKLNSSSEVPQITCIVSDGLTGFGREVAKELGIPEVQFWTASACGFMAYLQYSELVKRGIVPFKDENFMQDGTLDKPIDWIPGMKNMRLKDIPSFIRVTDVNDIMFDFQGTEAQNCLKSSAIILNTFDEFEHDVLEEILAMFPNIYTIGPLSLLGRHVLENKLVKSLSSGLWKEDAKCLEWLDKQKPDSVVYVNYGSITMMTDQHLKEFAWGLANSKHHFLWIVRPDVVKGDSVLLSEEFFEEIKDRGYIASWCPQEQVLAHPSVGVFLTHCGWNSTIETISAGVPVICWPFFAEQQTNCRFLCTNWGIGMEVNNDVIRDEIEVLVKEILEGEKGMQMRQKAKEWKKKAIAATDTEGSSYNNFERLIKEALQ, from the exons ATGGGTTCGACACAGTTAGGAGCCAAAGAACTCCATGCAGTCTGTGTCCCCTTCCCAACACAAGGCCATGTTAACCCCATGATGCAATTAGCCAAGCTTCTGCACTCCAGGGGATTCCGCATAACTTTTGTCAACACCGAGTTCAACCACCGGCGTTTAATCCGCTCCAGAGGTTCCGACTCTGTCAAGGGACTACCGGACTTCCAATTTGAGACCATACCGGACGGGTTGCCACCTTCAGAAAAAGATGCAACACAAGATATCCCGGCTTTGTGTGACTCCACTAGGAAAACATGTCTAGGCCCTTTCAAGGAGCTGGTGACTAAGCTCAATTCCTCATCTGAAGTGCCACAGATTACTTGTATAGTTTCTGATGGTCTCACGGGATTTGGGAGGGAAGTTGCTAAGGAACTAGGGATTCCTGAGGTTCAGTTTTGGACTGCTTCTGCTTGTGGCTTCATGGCGTACCTGCAATACAGCGAACTCGTCAAACGAGGCATTGTGCCATTTAAAG ATGAAAATTTCATGCAAGATGGTACACTCGACAAGCCAATTGATTGGATCCCAGGCATGAAGAATATGAGGCTCAAGGACATCCCTAGCTTTATCAGAGTCACTGATGTCAATGACATAATGTTCGACTTCCAGGGAACCGAAGCACAAAACTGTTTGAAATCCTCTGCAATCATCCTTAACACGTTTGATGAATTTGAGCATGATGTGTTAGAAGAAATCTTAGCCATGTTTCCCAACATTTACACAATAGGTCCACTTTCTTTGCTTGGTAGGCACGTGCTTGAAAACAAATTGGTCAAGTCCCTCAGCTCAGGCTTATGGAAAGAGGATGCAAAATGCCTCGAATGGCTTGACAAACAGAAACCCGATTCAGTTGTATATGTGAATTATGGGAGCATAACTATGATGACAGACCAACATTTAAAAGAATTTGCATGGGGGCTTGCAAATAGCAAGCACCATTTTTTGTGGATTGTTAGGCCTGATGTGGTAAAAGGGGATTCGGTTCTCTTGTCCGAAGAATTTTTCGAGGAGATTAAGGATAGGGGTTACATAGCAAGTTGGTGTCCACAGGAGCAAGTTCTAGCACATCCATCAGTCGGGGTTTTTCTAACTCATTGTGGTTGGAATTCTACTATTGAAACTATATCAGCGGGTGTGCCTGTAATTTGCTGGCCTTTCTTTGCTGAGCAACAGACGAATTGTCGTTTCCTGTGTACCAATTGGGGAATTGGTATGGAGGTAAACAATGATGTTATACGCGATGAGATTGAAGTGCTTGTCAAGGAAATACTGGAAGGGGAAAAAGGCATGCAGATGAGGCAAAAGGCAAAGGAATGGAAGAAGAAAGCAATAGCGGCTACTGACACTGAAGGATCATCATACAATAATTTTGAGAGACTGATTAAGGAGGCTCTTCAATAA
- the LOC112185425 gene encoding uncharacterized protein LOC112185425 — MDRRLKDLYFTSPCRFQGDIFRRRYRMRPHVFDQMMHDVTNHYPYFVQTDDASGRVGLSTEQKLTCAMRMLAYGLPADLCDEFLDVAESTALEILSHFTRAIWNVYHDHYLRRPTPADLQRLLNVAEKRGFPGMVGSLDCMHWQWKNCPSSWQGHFTGYKGKPTIILEAVASYDAWIWHAYFGLPGSLNDINVLGMSPLFNEICTGEAPRVSYYVGDREYGQCYYLVDGIYPKWGSFVKAIRNPITPEQAHFTKMQESYRKDVERAFGILQARFAIVRGPARGWDREDLSYIMMTCIILHNMIVDDEREEDEESPFDPDDIPTRPRKAQIYERYEDDHG; from the coding sequence ATGGATCGACGATTGAAAGATCTATACTTCACTTCGCCGTGCAGGTTCCAGGGCGATATATTTCGCAGAAGGTACAGAATGCGACCTCATGTGTTTGACCAAATGATGCATGATGTCACCAACCACTATCCGTACTTCGTGCAAACTGATGATGCCTCCGGCAGAGTTGGTTTGTCTACCGAACAAAAGCTGACTTGTGCTATGAGGATGCTTGCTTACGGGCTTCCGGCTGACCTGTGTGATGAGTTTCTAGACGTAGCTGAATCTACAGCTTTGGAGATCTTGTCGCACTTTACTAGAGCAATCTGGAATGTGTACCACGATCATTACCTTCGTCGACCAACTCCGGCAGATTTGCAGCGGTTGCTCAATGTTGCTGAGAAAAGGGGGTTCCCCGGAATGGTGGGAAGTCTCGATTGTATGCACTGGCAGTGGAAAAACTGCCCATCCTCATGGCAAGGGCACTTCACTGGTTATAAGGGAAAACCCACAATCATTCTGGAGGCGGTCGCATCATACGATGCTTGGATTTGGCACGCCTATTTCGGACTTCCAGGTTCCCTTAATGATATTAATGTACTTGGAATGTCTCCATTATTCAACGAAATATGCACAGGTGAGGCTCCTCGAGTTTCGTACTATGTAGGTGATAGAGAATATGGCCAATGCTACTACCTAGTCGATGGGATCTACCCTAAATGGGGATCTTTTGTGAAAGCAATTAGAAATCCAATTACTCCAGAGcaagctcattttacaaagatgCAGGAGTCATACAGAAAAGACGTGGAGAGGGCTTTTGGCATTCTCCAAGCTCGTTTTGCAATAGTAAGAGGACCCGCCCGTGGATGGGATAGGGAGGATTTATCATACATCATGATGACTTGCATTATTTTGCACAACATGATTGTCGATGATGAgcgtgaagaagatgaagagtcgCCTTTTGACCCCGATGATATCCCCACCAGACCAAGGAAAGCACAAATATATGAgaggtatgaggatgatcatgGTTGA